A region from the Pirellulaceae bacterium genome encodes:
- the hemW gene encoding radical SAM family heme chaperone HemW has translation MTQASPPPVTPRAAYVHVPFCRHRCGYCNFTLIAGRDDLIASYLEALEIELSTLDLPQQVDTLFVGGGTPSHLAPTDLEQLLKLVTHWFPLSDQAEFTVEANPSDVAPDRIKVMSRAGVNRISLGIQSFDDDKLYILERDHRLLDIQRAVHVVRQEIDNLCLDLIFGVPGESRDVWRRDLQAAILLEPQHLSTYGLTFEKGTPFWSRREKQQLNSISESDEAWMYEFGMDTLKAAGFEHYEISNFAKSGFRSLHNQTYWTGDPYFAAGPGAARFLNGRRETNYRSTTTYLNRVLTGQPHVAESEQLSDEQLAREQLVFGLRRIQGVHRVNFHQRTGFEIEQLVGDVLSKYLQRGWLVWQAGSLRLTRAGLLFSDSIWPDFF, from the coding sequence GTGACCCAAGCATCCCCCCCTCCAGTCACGCCACGTGCTGCCTATGTGCATGTGCCCTTTTGCCGGCATCGCTGCGGTTATTGTAACTTTACCCTGATCGCTGGACGCGATGATCTTATTGCCTCCTACCTGGAGGCTCTGGAAATCGAACTTTCCACCTTGGATCTACCTCAACAGGTCGATACCCTGTTTGTGGGAGGTGGCACGCCGTCCCATTTGGCTCCGACTGATCTAGAACAGTTGTTGAAGCTCGTTACCCATTGGTTCCCTCTCAGCGACCAAGCTGAATTTACGGTGGAAGCAAATCCATCTGATGTGGCGCCCGATCGTATTAAAGTCATGAGCCGCGCCGGCGTGAATCGGATCAGCTTGGGCATCCAGTCATTCGATGATGACAAACTGTATATCCTCGAACGTGATCATCGTCTGTTGGATATTCAACGAGCCGTTCATGTCGTCCGACAAGAAATCGACAATCTTTGCCTCGACTTAATCTTTGGTGTGCCCGGTGAATCTCGGGACGTATGGAGACGAGATTTGCAAGCGGCGATCTTGCTGGAACCACAGCATCTTTCCACTTATGGATTGACGTTTGAAAAAGGCACGCCCTTTTGGTCGCGTCGCGAGAAACAACAGCTGAATTCGATTAGCGAATCTGACGAAGCATGGATGTACGAATTCGGCATGGATACCCTGAAGGCGGCAGGTTTTGAACACTATGAGATTTCCAATTTTGCGAAATCCGGATTTCGCAGTCTTCATAATCAAACCTACTGGACGGGTGATCCCTATTTCGCCGCTGGACCCGGTGCTGCTCGCTTTCTGAACGGGCGGCGCGAAACTAATTATCGCAGTACCACGACCTACTTGAATCGCGTTTTGACAGGGCAGCCGCATGTGGCAGAATCCGAGCAACTGTCGGACGAGCAACTGGCTCGGGAACAATTGGTATTTGGCCTGCGGCGAATCCAAGGCGTTCATCGGGTGAACTTTCACCAGCGCACGGGTTTTGAAATCGAGCAGCTGGTTGGGGACGTGCTGTCAAAATACTTGCAGCGAGGGTGGTTGGTGTGGCAAGCTGGATCGCTGCGTCTGACTCGCGCTGGACTACTGTTCAGCGATTCGATCTGGCCAGATTTCTTTTAG
- a CDS encoding EcsC family protein, with protein MNSTPEAVSCCRDESEAAESDRFVVFEKLIDWLISSHPEQIRDDVRKLRERYPEAADEELVEKLVSIKSIKNGWVGAATGVPGFLALPVALPVDLLASWKIQINLAMCIAHIYGNALDRRDVEQLKTDILAIMAGSSSEEPIEVMGVEIDQVTQQSVRRYLTREATIELWKHLGLRMIRRTGSRSLVGLAKVVPLVGAPIGFAFDYAATRRIGENARQYYERDSRVTV; from the coding sequence ATGAACTCAACTCCAGAAGCCGTAAGCTGTTGCCGAGACGAGTCCGAAGCGGCCGAGTCGGATCGGTTCGTTGTTTTTGAAAAACTTATTGACTGGCTGATCAGCTCTCATCCAGAGCAGATTCGTGATGACGTACGAAAATTGCGGGAACGATATCCGGAGGCTGCTGATGAAGAATTAGTAGAAAAACTGGTCAGCATCAAATCGATCAAAAATGGTTGGGTTGGAGCTGCGACAGGTGTGCCCGGATTCTTGGCGCTCCCCGTTGCGCTCCCCGTCGACCTGCTTGCTTCCTGGAAGATTCAAATCAATTTGGCGATGTGCATTGCACATATTTACGGTAATGCTCTCGATCGTCGTGACGTGGAGCAACTGAAGACCGACATTCTCGCGATTATGGCTGGTTCAAGCAGCGAGGAGCCGATCGAAGTGATGGGTGTTGAAATTGATCAAGTGACTCAGCAGTCGGTTCGTCGCTATCTGACGCGCGAAGCGACCATCGAACTTTGGAAACATCTCGGGTTGCGCATGATCAGGAGGACCGGTTCCCGGTCGTTGGTGGGTCTTGCCAAAGTCGTACCGTTGGTTGGAGCACCAATCGGCTTCGCATTCGACTATGCCGCCACGCGTCGCATCGGAGAAAATGCTCGTCAATATTATGAGCGAGATAGCCGCGTGACGGTTTAA
- the mutY gene encoding A/G-specific adenine glycosylase, which yields MSIAEDLPALPDEEWNRRFRRRLLGWFRKNARDLPWRRSQDPYPIWVSEIMLQQTQVETVKPYFKRFIERFPNVLALAKADEQEVLQLWEGLGYYRRARQLHRAAKIVRDEYQGQFPRDPVDVIALPGIGRYTAGAILSIAFDDRQPIVEGNTIRVYSRLLAYQQDPRSSAGQRLLWAFAASILPQRKAGQLNQALMELGSELCRPRSPQCDCCPVNELCPTNAHGWQEKIPVAGKKVAYEDLHEVAVVVQRRGMILIRQCAEGERWAGLWDFPRFSVREGQSLPAQIPEQVRGLTGVTVGGCRLLTEMKHVVTRYRITLSCFQADYQSGRKLPGTDCQWIKPNQLSDFPLSVTGRKISKMVKS from the coding sequence ATGAGTATTGCCGAAGATTTACCGGCACTCCCGGATGAGGAATGGAATCGGCGTTTTCGTCGTCGGTTGCTGGGCTGGTTTCGGAAAAATGCCCGCGATCTGCCGTGGCGTCGCTCGCAGGATCCTTACCCGATTTGGGTGAGCGAGATCATGCTGCAGCAAACCCAAGTGGAAACGGTCAAACCGTATTTTAAGCGATTTATCGAGCGTTTCCCCAACGTCCTGGCCCTTGCGAAGGCTGACGAGCAAGAGGTGCTGCAGTTGTGGGAAGGACTTGGTTACTACCGTCGAGCACGTCAATTGCACCGTGCGGCCAAAATCGTTCGGGATGAATATCAGGGACAATTTCCGCGGGATCCGGTTGATGTGATCGCGTTACCAGGAATTGGTCGCTACACGGCGGGGGCCATTCTTTCGATCGCCTTTGATGATCGTCAGCCGATTGTCGAAGGAAATACGATTCGAGTTTACAGTCGTCTGCTTGCCTATCAACAAGATCCACGTTCCTCGGCCGGACAACGGCTCTTATGGGCTTTTGCCGCCTCAATTCTGCCACAACGCAAGGCGGGCCAACTCAATCAAGCGTTGATGGAGTTGGGCAGCGAACTGTGTCGTCCGCGATCACCGCAGTGCGATTGCTGCCCAGTCAACGAACTGTGCCCAACCAACGCTCACGGTTGGCAAGAAAAGATTCCGGTGGCTGGAAAGAAAGTCGCCTACGAAGATTTGCACGAGGTTGCTGTCGTGGTGCAACGTCGCGGTATGATCTTGATCCGTCAGTGTGCCGAAGGTGAACGGTGGGCTGGACTTTGGGACTTTCCTCGATTTTCGGTCAGAGAGGGGCAGAGCCTGCCTGCACAGATCCCTGAACAAGTGCGGGGACTCACGGGTGTTACGGTGGGCGGTTGCCGTTTGCTAACCGAGATGAAGCATGTAGTGACGCGCTACCGGATCACGCTTAGCTGTTTTCAAGCGGATTATCAATCGGGTCGCAAACTTCCCGGAACCGATTGCCAGTGGATTAAGCCAAATCAGCTGTCTGACTTTCCGCTCAGTGTCACCGGACGCAAGATAAGCAAGATGGTCAAAAGTTGA
- the trpC gene encoding indole-3-glycerol phosphate synthase TrpC translates to MPTILDKIVATKRLEIETAKERVPESQLRQALDQAPPVRPFFDALAAKGRIKLIAEVKKASPSKGIIREDFQPQQIASIYADHGATCISVLTDESYFQGSLQYLSQIRQTVSTPLLRKDFILDTYQLLEARVAGADAVLLIAECLDDCHLRKLHNEAVELGLTPLVEFYEPENLDRVLEAGATLIGVNNRDLRTFEVDLNHTVRMREKIPAECLLVGESGIHRQSDVRMLEDAGVNAILVGERLMAQPDIGASVDELMK, encoded by the coding sequence GTGCCCACCATCCTTGACAAAATTGTCGCTACCAAGCGGCTTGAAATCGAAACGGCCAAAGAACGCGTTCCCGAATCGCAATTGCGTCAAGCTCTCGATCAAGCTCCCCCCGTGCGGCCCTTCTTCGATGCACTAGCTGCCAAGGGTCGCATCAAGTTGATTGCAGAAGTCAAAAAGGCGAGCCCGTCCAAAGGTATCATCCGAGAGGATTTCCAACCTCAACAGATCGCTTCCATCTATGCCGATCACGGAGCAACGTGCATCAGTGTTTTGACGGACGAGAGCTATTTTCAAGGATCCCTGCAATACCTCTCTCAAATCCGACAGACTGTTTCGACGCCGTTGCTGCGAAAGGACTTCATTCTCGACACTTATCAATTGCTGGAAGCGCGTGTTGCCGGCGCTGACGCCGTTCTCTTGATTGCAGAATGCCTGGACGATTGCCATTTACGAAAGTTACACAACGAAGCGGTTGAACTGGGACTCACCCCACTGGTTGAATTTTACGAACCCGAAAATCTTGATCGCGTACTCGAAGCAGGTGCCACACTGATTGGGGTCAACAACCGAGACCTCCGAACGTTTGAAGTCGACTTGAATCACACCGTGCGGATGCGAGAAAAGATTCCCGCCGAATGCCTGTTGGTCGGTGAAAGTGGTATCCATCGCCAAAGTGATGTGCGAATGCTGGAGGACGCCGGAGTCAACGCCATCCTGGTTGGTGAACGTCTCATGGCCCAACCCGATATCGGTGCATCGGTCGATGAACTGATGAAGTGA
- the purH gene encoding bifunctional phosphoribosylaminoimidazolecarboxamide formyltransferase/IMP cyclohydrolase, whose translation MDSPRISRALISVSDKLGLAEFAKGLASAGVEIFSTGGTAQHLRENGIEVRDISAYTGFPEMMDGRLKTLHPKIFGGILCRHDREDDMQGIDSHGIASFELVAVNLYPFEATVAREGVTMPEAIEQIDIGGPSLVRAAAKNHSFVTIATAPEQYADILQSVQDSGSTSFEQRQKLAGAAFARTAAYDSAISQYFSQQLSKGEESLPEQLNIQLQRKSMLRYGENPHQGAALYSDGKTEGPSLISARQLNGKELSYNNLLDLDSAISIVRSLPQAAAVVIKHNNPCGCASAESLVDAVQKALDGDPVSAFGSILAFNRKVDVATAAVLATPGLFIEAIVAPHFDPAAVEILTTRPKWKSNVRLMEIGDFGDVTATMSLRHISGGVLVQASDTLPDQYDDWTIATTTQPDAPLVDEIRFSWAVVRHVKSNAIVVTKNQALCGAGAGQMSRVDSVEIALQKAGERAVGSVLASDAFFPFPDSIHRAAQAGVAAIIQPGGSKRDSEVIAACDEHQLPMVFTGKRHFKH comes from the coding sequence ATGGATTCTCCGCGAATAAGTCGGGCTTTGATTAGTGTGAGTGACAAACTCGGCCTTGCCGAGTTTGCCAAGGGATTGGCATCTGCCGGTGTCGAGATCTTCAGCACAGGTGGCACCGCCCAACACCTACGCGAGAATGGAATCGAAGTCCGTGATATCTCTGCCTACACGGGTTTTCCTGAAATGATGGACGGCCGACTCAAGACGCTTCACCCGAAGATTTTCGGTGGGATCCTCTGCCGACACGACCGAGAAGACGATATGCAGGGGATTGATAGCCACGGCATCGCATCGTTTGAACTGGTCGCAGTTAATCTGTATCCATTCGAGGCAACCGTTGCCCGCGAAGGCGTGACCATGCCGGAGGCGATCGAACAGATCGACATTGGTGGTCCGAGCCTCGTCCGAGCGGCTGCCAAAAATCATTCGTTTGTAACGATTGCGACCGCACCGGAGCAATACGCGGACATCCTTCAGTCAGTCCAAGATTCGGGTTCGACCAGCTTTGAACAACGCCAGAAATTAGCCGGCGCGGCATTCGCTCGAACCGCCGCTTATGACTCCGCCATCAGTCAGTACTTCAGCCAACAGTTAAGCAAGGGGGAGGAATCCCTGCCGGAACAGCTCAACATCCAACTTCAGCGTAAATCAATGCTCCGATATGGCGAAAACCCGCATCAAGGAGCGGCTCTTTACAGTGACGGAAAGACGGAAGGTCCGAGCTTAATTTCAGCCCGACAACTGAACGGCAAAGAGCTGTCGTACAACAACCTGTTAGATCTAGACAGCGCGATATCGATCGTGCGTTCGCTGCCACAAGCCGCTGCTGTGGTAATCAAACACAACAACCCTTGTGGCTGTGCGTCCGCAGAATCGCTGGTAGACGCAGTCCAAAAAGCGTTAGACGGTGATCCTGTCAGTGCGTTCGGATCGATTCTGGCCTTCAACCGAAAGGTAGATGTTGCAACCGCTGCGGTACTCGCAACACCAGGCCTTTTTATTGAAGCGATTGTGGCGCCTCATTTCGATCCAGCCGCGGTAGAAATCCTCACCACCCGGCCGAAATGGAAGTCGAACGTACGCCTGATGGAAATCGGCGATTTTGGCGACGTCACGGCAACGATGAGTCTGCGACACATCAGCGGTGGCGTATTGGTCCAAGCTTCGGACACGCTCCCTGATCAATACGATGATTGGACAATCGCAACAACAACGCAACCCGATGCGCCGCTCGTCGACGAAATTCGTTTCAGCTGGGCGGTGGTGCGGCACGTCAAGAGTAACGCGATCGTCGTTACCAAGAATCAGGCGTTGTGCGGCGCCGGCGCTGGCCAGATGAGTCGCGTCGATTCCGTCGAAATCGCGCTGCAGAAGGCAGGCGAGCGAGCGGTCGGATCGGTTCTTGCCTCCGACGCATTCTTTCCCTTTCCCGACTCAATTCATCGAGCCGCTCAAGCAGGTGTTGCCGCTATCATTCAACCCGGCGGCTCTAAACGTGATAGTGAAGTGATCGCGGCCTGCGATGAACACCAACTGCCCATGGTCTTCACTGGGAAGCGACATTTTAAACACTAA
- a CDS encoding PQQ-binding-like beta-propeller repeat protein, with protein sequence MLRYHKSCLVLPFLLLVCSSAWGQLRRSFSGPTDYRRAGLEVAWTSQAELDRDRSAAANAHLQLLGLDSYEDYLANSYPVYEVKYDKGIRRFSAIDLGRDGKAIGDAEAARLAEKEKIRLDARGYQTTIEEKRVPRSVLYIQTNSGTVQAIDAENGQTLWAILVGRPSYQTLNPAANDKYVSVINGSSLYLLERETGEQVWKRSLQNNPIIGPVLTQKLAFAPTSNGQIEGHWLPSEDDPVRKPDQLPYQRPTWYYHSGSQVSAPITASPRTISWPTEGGRAYVCNIEKKPEVQYMVRTSGPIHGQTVFVKPDRLAVGSSDGFIYCLDEGDGEIEWQYATGEPIHESLFSDNERIYAITEFGNLHAVGSSDGFQQWLVTGIKRIVAASDTRLYVLDQQGVMHGLDPKTGGRVMSLDVSGYDLPITNRLTDRIYLAASDGTIQCLREIHAPLPTIHASLPQPTTDKTKQANQPASDSGASRDEFSPPTPDAGRLNNPAAGDDDPFGAGDADEGDPFGAGDGEDPFGAGDADEGDPFGAGDGEDPFGADDADEGNPFGAGDGEDPFG encoded by the coding sequence ATGCTTCGCTACCACAAATCGTGTCTCGTATTGCCTTTTCTCCTCCTGGTTTGCAGCAGCGCCTGGGGCCAGCTGAGAAGGTCGTTTTCCGGCCCAACCGACTACCGACGAGCCGGTCTAGAAGTCGCTTGGACGTCCCAAGCCGAGCTCGATCGCGATCGATCTGCGGCGGCAAACGCTCATCTCCAGCTGCTCGGCCTCGATTCCTATGAGGATTATCTCGCGAATTCTTACCCTGTTTACGAAGTGAAGTACGACAAGGGCATCCGACGGTTTAGTGCGATCGATCTCGGTCGAGACGGCAAAGCGATCGGTGACGCCGAGGCAGCTCGACTCGCAGAAAAAGAAAAGATTCGCCTCGACGCACGTGGATATCAAACAACGATTGAAGAAAAGCGGGTTCCGAGAAGCGTTCTCTACATTCAAACGAACTCCGGAACCGTTCAGGCTATCGACGCGGAAAATGGGCAAACATTGTGGGCCATTCTCGTCGGTCGACCGAGTTATCAAACGTTGAATCCTGCCGCAAACGACAAGTACGTTTCCGTGATCAACGGATCGAGTTTGTATCTGCTGGAGCGTGAAACGGGGGAACAAGTCTGGAAACGATCTCTTCAGAATAATCCCATCATTGGACCCGTGCTCACCCAAAAACTAGCATTCGCTCCCACAAGCAATGGTCAAATTGAAGGACATTGGCTACCGAGTGAGGACGATCCTGTTCGCAAGCCCGATCAGCTACCTTACCAACGACCCACTTGGTACTATCACTCAGGCAGCCAAGTTTCCGCTCCGATCACGGCAAGTCCTCGTACAATCAGTTGGCCCACCGAGGGTGGCCGCGCCTACGTATGCAATATCGAGAAGAAACCCGAAGTCCAGTATATGGTTCGCACAAGCGGACCGATTCACGGACAAACAGTATTCGTCAAACCAGATCGCTTAGCTGTCGGATCATCGGACGGATTCATCTACTGCCTTGACGAAGGCGATGGTGAAATCGAGTGGCAATATGCCACAGGAGAACCGATCCACGAATCGCTATTCAGTGACAATGAGCGGATTTACGCGATTACCGAATTTGGCAACTTACATGCCGTTGGAAGCTCCGATGGTTTCCAGCAATGGCTGGTGACCGGTATCAAACGCATCGTCGCCGCCAGTGACACGCGTTTGTACGTTCTCGATCAACAAGGTGTGATGCATGGTCTCGATCCGAAAACGGGCGGTCGAGTGATGTCGTTGGACGTATCGGGATATGACTTGCCGATCACGAACCGTCTGACTGACCGCATCTATCTGGCAGCAAGTGATGGAACTATCCAGTGCCTGCGAGAGATACATGCCCCCTTGCCAACGATTCATGCTTCACTCCCTCAACCCACCACAGACAAAACGAAGCAAGCAAATCAACCGGCTTCTGATTCCGGAGCGAGTCGCGACGAATTTAGTCCACCCACGCCCGACGCCGGCAGGCTGAATAATCCGGCCGCCGGAGATGACGACCCATTCGGAGCGGGTGACGCAGACGAAGGGGATCCATTCGGAGCGGGTGACGGCGAGGATCCATTCGGAGCGGGTGACGCAGACGAAGGGGATCCATTCGGAGCGGGTGACGGTGAGGATCCATTCGGAGCGGATGACGCAGACGAAGGGAATCCATTCGGAGCGGGTGACGGTGAGGATCCATTCGGGTAG